A single region of the Sus scrofa isolate TJ Tabasco breed Duroc chromosome 16, Sscrofa11.1, whole genome shotgun sequence genome encodes:
- the HSPB3 gene encoding heat shock protein beta-3, which produces MAKIILRHLIETPVRYEEEFEARGLEDCRLDHALYALPGPTTLDLGKARATQAPPVDSAAEGPPQKGECRFQILLDVVQFLPEDIIIQTFEGWLLIKAQHGTRMDEHGFISRSFTRQYKLPDGIETKDLSATLCHDGILVVEVKDPVGTK; this is translated from the coding sequence ATGGCAAAAATCATCTTGAGGCACCTCATCGAGACTCCAGTGCGATACGAGGAGGAATTTGAAGCTCGAGGTCTGGAGGACTGCAGGCTGGATCACGCTTTATATGCTCTGCCTGGGCCAACCACCTTGGACCTGGGGAAAGCCAGGGCGACTCAGGCTCCCCCAGTGGACTCCGCCGCGGAGGGGCCGCCCCAGAAAGGCGAATGCCGTTTCCAGATCCTGCTGGACGTGGTCCAGTTCCTCCCCGAAGATATCATCATTCAGACCTTCGAAGGCTGGCTGCTGATCAAGGCTCAACATGGAACCAGGATGGATGAGCATGGTTTTATCTCCAGAAGCTTCACGAGACAGTATAAACTGCCGGACGGCATTGAAACCAAAGATTTGTCTGCCACCCTCTGTCATGACGGAATTCTGGTGGTGGAAGTAAAGGATCCAGTGGGGACCAAGTGA